One part of the Rutidosis leptorrhynchoides isolate AG116_Rl617_1_P2 chromosome 1, CSIRO_AGI_Rlap_v1, whole genome shotgun sequence genome encodes these proteins:
- the LOC139894549 gene encoding NAC domain-containing protein 67-like, which translates to MRSPSKRVPIRDVESELNLPPGFRFHPTDEELIVHYLCRRSKLTSESMFSVVQPPPIIADVHLYKHDPWDLPELALFGTKEWYFYTPRDRKYPNSSRPNRVTRSGYWKATGADKPVKSKTDPNVTVGIKKALVFYTGKGVKGTKTNWIMHEYRLALPNSTPSKHKNTSTSKLNDWVLCRLYNKKNNMKEIVIPDNIKFIRIRHDTQNGSQKESNYSNNSDSLDSFETSDGEFSGNFEDDVQLTQDLSNETLTKVKGISEQSNREVIRNGLQKDDNDNDNDDVNDWLESISLEDLNHYLEAMPPNHEFEMPIFYKPNY; encoded by the exons ATGAGATCACCTTCAAAAAGAGTTCCTATCAGAGATGTTGAATCTGAGTTAAATTTACCTCCTGGTTTTCGGTTTCACCCAACCGACGAGGAACTCATCGTTCATTACCTTTGTCGTAGATCCAAATTGACATCTGAGAGTATGTTTAGCGTCGTACAACCACCACCAATTATCGCTGATGTTCATCTGTACAAACATGATCCATGGGACCTTCCTG AATTGGCTCTGTTTGGAACAAAGGAATGGTACTTTTATACACCCAGAGATAGGAAGTATCCGAATAGTTCAAGACCAAACCGGGTTACACGAAGCGGGTACTGGAAAGCAACCGGAGCGGATAAACCTGTGAAGTCAAAAACCGACCCGAATGTAACAGTTGGAATCAAGAAGGCTTTGGTTTTTTACACGGGAAAAGGTGTTAAAGGAACTAAGACTAATTGGATCATGCATGAATATAGACTTGCATTGCCAAATAGTACCCCTTCTAAACACAAGAATACATCAACTTCCAAG TTGAATGATTGGGTACTATGTCGTCTCTACAACAAAAAGAACAATATGAAGGAGATAGTCATACCAGATAATATAAAATTTATTCGTATTCGACATGATACACAAAATGGATCACAAAAAGAGAGTAATTACAGTAACAATAGTGACAGTTTGGATTCATTTGAAACTTCAGATGGTGAGTTTAGTGGTAATTTTGAAGATGACGTCCAGCTTACACAAGACTTGTCGAATGAGACTTTGACTAAAGTCAAAGGTATAAGTGAGCAAAGCAACAGGGAAGTGATAAGAAATGGGCTGCAaaaagatgataatgataatgataatgatgatgtaaaTGATTGGCTTGAAAGTATCAGTTTGGAAGATTTGAATCATTATTTAGAAGCAATGCCTCCTAATCATGAGTTTGAAATGCCAATATTTTATAAGCCAAATTATTAG